ATATTTGGAGTAATATCCAAATTTGGTTTTAACCAAAATCCATATGTACGCCAATCCTTGAAGCCGAGAATGATAACCCGGTTGAAATGCAACAGCAAGGATGACAGGCAATCTAAGATAATTTCAAAAAAAACATCCTGAAATACAATTCAAAAACTAACATAACTCTGTTCATATTATGACATCGAATCATCAACTTTCAAAAAGCCGCCTTTGGTCGGCGAGAATTATGGGCGGGATTGTCATCCTGTTTATGCTGATGGACAGCATCTTCAAATTCATTCAACCTGAAGAAGTGGTGCAGGGTTCACTTGAACTGGGTTATGCTGAACATCATATTGCGATCATAGGCGTCCTCGGACTGATTTCCATCATACTGTACGCCGTTCCCCGAACGTCAATACTTGGAGCTGTTCTGTTAACCGGATACTGGGGCGGAGCGATTGCCACACATCTTCGTCTCGATAATCCGCTTTTTTCTCATATTCTTTTTCCAGTTTTCCTTGGAATACTGGCATGGGGTGCCCTCTGGCTTAGAAATGAACAATTGCAACACCTGTTTCCTATTATAAACAGATCGGAAAGGTAAAGCCAATAAAATCATGAACCTTTGAATTCTAAACACTGATAACTAATGAATTTTGATCAAGAGGTTTTTTGCAATATCAAGATCTATAAAACCAATGTAAGAGAGCCTTCGCAGGGAAGGGCTATCCTGGATGAAATCCGTTTAAATGTGCCCGGCAGCGATCCAAGTTTTGACATTGATGATTGTGATAAAGTACTGCGGGTTGAAACTCAAAAAGAACCTATAAATGACTCGAAAATCCGTGGACTGGTAGAAGCTTCCGGATTTCATATTGAAGATCTTCTTTAAATAATTTTAAAAAGCCATGATAAAACAGACATTACAAATCACCATCCTGGTTAAAAACCTGGAAGAAGCCAAACGATTTTATACTCAACAGTTGAACTTTGAGGTGCATACGGAACTGGAGTTTAGCGATGACTGGAAATACCTGACCGTAACTCCAGACAAAAGCAATGAAACCGTTATTGAACTATGCGAATCCAAAACTCCGGAACAGCACAATTTGATTGGTAATCAAGGCGGGGGACAGGTTTTACTTATGTTTGAAAGTGATGACATTGAAAAGGATTACCAGGAAATGAAAATCCGCGGCGTTGAATTTAACGGAGTACCCAAAGAAGTTCCGGGTGGTAATGGCGTGGGATTTAAAGATCTTTATGGCAATCAATTCGATCTATTTCAACCAGACAACACTAATTAACTCTTACGCTCTTTGTGT
The window above is part of the Rhodohalobacter sp. SW132 genome. Proteins encoded here:
- a CDS encoding VOC family protein, with the translated sequence MIKQTLQITILVKNLEEAKRFYTQQLNFEVHTELEFSDDWKYLTVTPDKSNETVIELCESKTPEQHNLIGNQGGGQVLLMFESDDIEKDYQEMKIRGVEFNGVPKEVPGGNGVGFKDLYGNQFDLFQPDNTN
- a CDS encoding DoxX family protein — protein: MTSNHQLSKSRLWSARIMGGIVILFMLMDSIFKFIQPEEVVQGSLELGYAEHHIAIIGVLGLISIILYAVPRTSILGAVLLTGYWGGAIATHLRLDNPLFSHILFPVFLGILAWGALWLRNEQLQHLFPIINRSER